The segment AGGCAGGATTTTCTTTCTTGAGGTTGATATGGTCCCAGCTGTGATTACCGATCGTTTGCCCCCGGTCATGAATCAGCTTTAACAGCTCGGGGTTCTCTTCCACACGATAGCCGTTCACGAAGAAGATAGCCTTGGCATCATGCTTGTCCAGCGTATCCAGAAGCTGAAGAAGCATTTCTTCCTCCTTCGGGCCATCGTCAAAGGTGAGCAATACGACCTTCTCCGGTGCACTTTCCTCACTAGGTACAATGTTATATATCTTGTTCATATGGTACCGCATCACTGCGACCTCTGGTTGCTCGCCTTGGTCTGTATTCTTCCTAGGCTCCGCTTCGCCTTGATGGTCTTCACCTTCAGTAGCGAGATCCTGCGAATCATTTGAGGCCTCTGACTCTTCAGAAGAAGCTGGGCTGTCCTGACGATCTCCGGTAGACGGGGCTTCGGTTGGCGTCTCTGTTTGATCTTTCATCGTGTCTTCCGGGCTTTGACCGGAGGCTTCGTTACTTGTTCCTGAGTCTTCCTGTTGCCCAGGCTGGGAGCTTGTCTCCGTTGATTCCGGCACGGGCTCGGATTGGCTGCAGGCGGTAAGCGTAAGGCAGGCTGCCAGCAGCAGCACAGCTGTTTGTTTAACCATGAATCCATCTCACTTTCCTTTTTTTATATCGCATGAGTTCAGGGCCGACCGAGAACACTAGACATGAGTTTATCATATAAGGAGGCTTGATTTGGTGAAGACTTCGTCATTTATATACGGTGTCATTGTCGGAGCGGCAGTATACCGCATGATGTCCAAGCGCGGCATTTCCATGATGTCCATGGTTAAGAGCGGTAATCTTGACCAGCTGACCGGCGGAGCGAAGGACAAAATGAAAGACCTTGCTGGAAATACAGCAAACGGAGGTGGCAGCCATAACGGCAGCTCCCCCAGTACAGGCAGCAGATTTTCTTCTCCATCCCCGAATGTTCAGCACGGGGTATCGGCATCGGACCATTCGAAGGCTGCCAACCTGAATATGCTAAAAGATTTCATCAAGAAAAACCCGGATGTTAAGCATGAGGTTGAGCAAATCCTGAACGAGACGCATACAGTCATACCGGGTTTGTAACCCATTTAGCAAGTGTAGAATCATTTCGGATGTTTTTCCGGGATGATTCTTTTTTTGGGCAGCTACATATTTACGTGCATTTGTGGGTATTAAATGATAAAATCAATATAGATCACTATTTTTAGCAATGATCTATTTGAGGCATCATATTATGTTATTACTACTTGGTATATAGAGGAGGATCCTGTCATGAAAATAGAACGTCTGGGTCAAGATAAGATTCGGATTTTCCTCACGTTCGACGATCTCAGCGATCGGGGAATCCAGAGAGAAGAAATGTGGCAGGAGATACCGAAGGTATATGACCTGTTCACGGAGATGATGGATCAGGCTTATAGCGAGCTGGGCTTTGACGCCACGGGCCCGCTGGCCGTCGAGGTCTTTGCTCTTCCTTCCCAAGGCATGGTCGTCATTGTAACCCGTGGAAAGTACGATCATCATTTCGGAGGACTGTCCGAGGATGAAATGCCCGATGAAGTCTATGAGATGGAGCTGACTCTTGAGCACAACGGCAGTGTAATGTACGCTTTCAACGATTTCGAGATCGTGGTGGAGGCCGCTCATATGCTGAGCCTAGTTACCGACCATGCCGGAACGCTGTACAGCTATAAGGATAAATGGTATCTGTGGTTTGATGCGGAGCAGTTCACGGCTGAGAAGCTGAATGCGCTGACCGCGGTTTTATCTGAATTTGGCCACTCATCAACGGTCAGTGAAGCGGTTCTTGAAGAATATGGCACCAAGGTGATGGCTGAGGATGCTATAGGACAAATCTGTCTCCACTTTCCAAGTCATAACTAGCATTGTCGATGACAGCATTAAAGCTGTCTCTGAGTGAAGGGGGGGATTCGGTGCTGGTGTTTACGATTTTGGCTTCTGCATTGGCACCGGGTCTTTCACTGCTGACCTATTTCTACCTCAAAGACAAATACGATCAGGAGCCGCTGCATATGGTCCTGCGGATGTTCCTGTTCGGATTTCTAATTGTGATCCCTGTTCTCATTATCCAGAAGGGCATGCTGAATTGGTTCGGTGGCATCATGTTCATCGAGCCCGTGTTCATTTCAGGCGGCGTGGAGGAGTTTCTAAAGTGGTTCGTTCTGTTCCATCTCATCTACAATCATGTAGAGTTTGATGAACCGTATGACAGCATTCTGTACTCTGCGGCCATCTCACTCGGCTTCGCCAGTGCGGAGAACATCCTGTATGCTTGGTATAGTCAGGGCGCCTTTGCTCCGATGATGATCAGGGCGATGCTGCCGGTTTCGGGTCATGCCATGTTTGGAGTTATTATGGGATACTATCTGGGGCGTGCCAAGTTTAGCAAAGGCTCTTTGAGCCGCAGATTCCTGCTGATGTCACTACTCATTCCATGGGCGTATCATGCACTGTATGACCTTATTTTGAATACCTTTAAGAACAGCTGGCTGTGGTTCATCGTTCCGATGATGGTTCTGCTCTGGTACGGAGCCATGGGCAAGATTGCACGAGCCAATAACCGTTCGCCGTTTCGTATGATCCACAAGGACGAAGAGGTTAAAACTTAAATATAGCGGACACACTTCACAATAGAGCCCCTGCACGCACAGCTGCGGGAGACTATACATGGAGGTGTCTTTTTTTATGTTGAGGGTGAAGGTGAAAATCCGCTGCAAGGAATGCGGGGAACGCTACGTGCTGCGCGGCAAAAAAGATGGCGGACGCATTGAAACGGGCTTCAAGCAATGCTTGTGCGATAACCAGAGTCATTTTGAAATCGAAGAAGAGAACTAATGCATAGAACCACTTTCTTCTAGTCAAACTAACGTCAGGATTCAGAAGAAAGGAGTGCTATTGGATGTATAAACGCATTAGTGCGGTCCTGTTTCCGGTCACCGCCATCTTGTTCATCGGCTCGCTCGTGTGGGGAAATCAGTTAAAAGAGGAACGTAATGCCGTTGAGATCCACGCGGAGAATCAATATCAGCGCGCGTTTCATGACCTGTCCTATCATATGGACCGTATTCATGATGAAATCGGCAACTCGATTGCGGTCAATACGGCGTCACAGGGCATGCAGCGGAAAAGCTTGATGAACGTCTGGAGATTGACCAGTGAGGCGCAGAATGAACTCAATCAGCTGCCACTGTCCACACTGTCTCTGGAGAAAACGGAGGAGTTTCTATCCCGGATTGCCAACTTTTCGTACAAGACCGGTGTCCGGGACCTGACGAAGGAGCCGCTTAGCGACACCGAAGCCAAAACGCTGAAGCAGCTCTATCAGAATTCCGGCGAAATTACGAAGGATTTGCAGGAAGTGCAGAACACTGCTCTATCACAGAAGCTGCGCTGGCTTGATGTAGATATGGCTATGACAAGTCAGCAGGAGCTGGCAGGTAACAGCATCATTGACGGGTTCTCGTCGGTGAACAAAAAGGTGGAGGCCTATCCCGAGCTCGAATGGGGACCGTCCGTAAGCAGCATGTATACCAAGCGTTCCGTCAAAATGCTGTCCGGTGTAGCCGTAAATGAAGAGGATATTCAGCGCAAGGCTTTGAAGTTTGCAGATCTGGGACAGGGTGCGGAGTGCACGATCATCGCCAACGGCCAGGGCACAGATTGGGAGTCTTATACCGCGACGGTGCAGGCTGAAGGCATGCAGCCAATCAGTATGGATTTTACCCGCAAGGGAGGATTGCTGATTTCCTACACGGACGGACGCCAGGTCGGCAGCAAGCAGGTCTCAGTTCAGCAGGCGATGGAGAAGGCGGAGCAATTCCTGGAGAAGAAGGGGTATCGCAGCATGAAGGCTGTATCTGCAGATCCCTATGACAATCTGGTCAACTTCACATTTGTCCGTCAGCAGGACGACACCCTGATCTATCCCGAAAAAATGACGGTGCGGTCTGCCCTGGATAACGGCGATATTATCGGTTTCCAGGCCAGTGAGTTCGTATATGAACACCAGGACAATCGTGAGGTGCCGGAGGCCAAGCTCAGTCTTGAAGAAGCACGGAACACGTTGAATGGCGATTTCAAGGAACAGTATACTCGAAAAGCGCTGATCAAAAATGATCGGGATGAGGATACGCTGTGCTACGAGATTGGAGGCCGGATCAACGGCTCGAAGTATAAAATATTCATCAATGCCGACACCGGTCTGGAAGAGACGGTAGAGGTTGTCAAGGAAGCCGATGAAGGGATGAATTAAGCTTTCTGCATGCCGCTTCGTGCTAGTTATTGAGCATTTCTATGGCGGCGGCACATCTCAAACCCTGCTGACCCACTCAAGTCCCCGGTATCTTGCCGGGGGCTTGAGTTATTTTGTGCTGCGTATGTGCCCATGCTCCGTAAGCGATGAAATGCAGAGTGAAATTTTTCAATTCTGGAAAATTTACTGAAGATCAGGGGTGCCGGGCCGTGATATAATAAGGCGGTGAGAAGCAGGGGGAGGAATCAGGGTGTTTCCAAAGATTAACGAGGTATTATTTATTCAGATTGATACCGGGGATGAAGCAGCATCCAGGATTGTGTACAAATCCAGGATTGCGGAAATGGACGAGCAGTCGCTGTACATAGAGGTTCCGATTGAGGAAGGATCCGGCAGACTGAAGAAGCTCTTTTTGGGAGATGAGCTATCTCTGTATTTCGTGACTGAGGGCGGGGTCAAAAATTACTTCAACAGCTATGTTCTTGGATTTCACGAAGATGTCATTCGCCAGATCCGCATTCGCAGGCCGGAGGAAGAGTCGATCTCCAGAATCCAGAGAAGAAGCTTTCTCCGGGTGCAGGCCGATCTTGAGGTTGCTGTTACGACCGAATCCGGGAAGCAGTTCGTCACGAGAACTGAGGATGTTGGCGGCGGCGGCGTTTCACTTTATGCAGAGAGCCATCATGGTATTGCTGATGGTGAGACACTGGATTGCTGGCTTCTGGCGGCGTACAAGAACGGCGCAATCGAGCACATCCCTTTCAGCGGAGAAGTCGTTCGCATCAAAGAAATTTCCGGCTCCAGATCACTGGTCATGGTCAAGCTGAGCCGCATCTCTGACATGGAGCGTCAGAAGCTCATCCGCTATTGCTTCGAAAGGCAGTTTGATTTCCGAAACCGCTGAATGACGCGGTTGTTCCAGGGATTGGAAAGGCATTTGTTGGGGAAGCTTTTTGCATCAGTTCCTGTAGTGTGGTATAATTTTCACGTCGCAGGCTTTGCCTGCTTTTTTCTTGAGGCTTAGGTTTGAGGAGGAATGCCCCGGTGCATACGAAGGGGACTGGTGAACAGAACAGAATCAACATTGCCATCGATGGACCCGCTGGGGCAGGCAAGAGCACCGTAGCCAGAATGGTGGCTAGCAGGCTTCAGTACATATATGTGGATACCGGAGCTATGTACCGGGCGGTGACCTGGTATATGCAAAGTCATGGAATTTCTGCAGAAAATGAGCAGAAAGTGCTTCAAACGGTGCAAAATATGGTGATTGAATTAAAACCGCATGAATCAGGTCAGATGGTATTGCTGAACGGGGAGGACGTCACGCCCTTTATCCGTTCCCAAAAAGTAAATTCCGAGGTGTCCCGTTATGCTCAAATTGAGGATCTTCGGCACCATCTGGTTCATCTGCAGCGAATGATGGCCTTATCGAAGGGCGTTGTCATGGATGGCCGTGACATTGGAACTACGGTGCTGCCTGCTGCAGAGGTCAAGATTTTCATGACGGCCAGCGTGAAGGAAAGAGCTCTCCGCCGATTCAAGGAGTTGGACAAAGCAGAAGGGATAACGTTAGAGCAGCTTGAGACTGATATCGCCAGGCGTGACCGTCTTGATGAGGAACGTGAAGTATCACCGCTTCGACGTGCGGAGGATGCTGTGTTTCTGGATACGACGGACATGAATATTGATGAGGTCGTCGAGTATATCACTTCTTTTTGTAGAACTCGTATGGATGGGGAGAAAGAACAATGATTTATGTGTTTTGCAGAGCTGTTGTCCGGGCGTTGTTTCAAATGCTGTACCGCTTTGAATCGGTAGGCGTTCACAACATTCCGGATCAGGGTGGAGTGCTGATCTGTGCGAATCACATTAGCCTGAGAGATCCGATTTCGGTAGGCATTCATGTGAAGCGCCAGGTTAAATTTATGGCGAAGGAAGAGCTGTTCAAGATTCCTCTGTTCGGCTGGCTCGTGAAGCAGCTGGGAGCTTTTCCGGTCAAGCGGGGCGGGGTCAGCAAGGATTCCATTAAGAACTCCCTCAAGATTTTACGAGGCGGAGAGATTATGGGGATTTTCCCAGAGGGAACGAGGAACTCAGATTCTGAAGCCGCGAAGCGGGGAGCAGCAAGCTTTGCACTTCGCAGTGACGCTGCGGTTGTACCGGCGGCCATTGTTGGAGAATACAAGCTGTTTCGCAAGACCCGCATTATCTACGGCGCGCCGATTGATTTATCCTCTTATAAGGACAGCAAGTCACCTGAGACACTGGAGCAGGTAACAGCTATGATTATGAGCCGTATCCGGGAAATGCAGGCCACAGGTCAGCCGACCCGGGAGTAGCCGCTGTGAAGATGAATAATTGTGAAATACTTTATGGCAAGCTATAACATGCATAATGATGTTTTGAACTTCGCACACGCGAGTTTAAATAAATGGGGTTTGAATTGAGGAGGTTATTGACATGTCGGAAGAAACAAGAAATCAAGAAAATGCTGAAACTCAAGATCAGCTGGACCAAATCGTATCCTTGAAAAAAGGGGACACTGTAAAAGGGACGATCGTCAAACTGGAGGATAACCAAGCTTATGTAAGCATTGGATATAAATATGACGGTGTGATCCCTGTCCGCGAGCTTTCCTCGGTACAGCTTGACAACGCTTCTGAAGCGGTTCAAGTAGGTCAAGAGGTAGAGTGCAAGGTTGTCAGCATTAATGACGACAAGGAGAGTCTGGTACTGTCCAAGCGTGCAATTGACACTGAGAATTCTTGGGAAGAGCTTGAGAAGCACTTCGCAGACCAGGACGTATTCGAGGTTACTGTCGCTGATGTTGTTAAAGGCGGTCTCGTAGCAGACGTCGGTGCACGCGGCTTTATCCCGGCTTCGATGGTTGAGCGTCATTTTGTAGAAGACTTCAGCGATTACAAGGGTCGTACCCTTCGCGTAAAGGTGAAAGAACTGGACCGCGAGAACAACAAGGTTATTCTTTCCCAGAAGGAAGTTCTGGAAGAGGAGTTTGAAGCCAACAAGCAGCAGGTGATGGCTGACCTTCAGGAAGGCCAAGTGCTGGAAGGAACGGTTCAGCGCTTGACTCAATTTGGAGCATTCGTTGATGTAGGCGGTGTAGACGGACTGGTTCACGTTTCCGAGATCGCTTGGAGCCATGTGGAGAAGCCGTCGGATGCACTGTCCGAAGGAGAGCAGGTTAAGGTGAAGGTGCTGAAGGTCGATCCAGAGAAAGGCAAGATCAGCCTCAGTATCAAAGCTGCTCAGCCGGGCCCATGGGAATCAGCATCTGACAAATTCAACATTGGTGATGTGGTTACCGGTGAAGTGAAGCGTCTTGTGAGCTTCGGTGCATTTGTGGAGCTGGCTCCAGGCGTTGAAGGCCTGGTTCATATCTCTCAAATTTCCCACAAGCACATTGGAACTCCTCAAGAGGTTCTGAAAGAAGGACAAGAGGTACAAGTGAAGGTTCTGGATGTGAACCTGGACGAGAAGCGGATCAGCCTCAGCATCAAGGAAACGGAAGAAGCTCCAGCGGCTCCTGCTCCATCGCCAAGAGGCGAAAGAGCATCCAAAGGTCCGAAAATTGACCTGAAGGATAACCCTAATGTGTCCTTGAACAACCAAGGCATGAGCGTAACGCTGGGTGAGCGCTTCGGCGACAAGCTGAGCAAATTCAAGTAGACTGTAGCCAGATCACGCACGTTCAAGCGACTATTATAATCATCGTCGGCGAACCCAGCTGGGTTCGCCGTTTGTTGTTTATATGTATGCCCATGATGGGCAACATGAATAAAAGGTGCATGAAAGGTTAGCCAATTGTACTGTTTTTTGCTATGATGATAAACGTAAGAATTGACAGGAGGAGTGAACATGGCAAGACCCGTTGTGGCTATTGTCGGAAGGCCGAACGTTGGTAAATCCACGATTTTTAATCGGCTGATTGGTGATCGACTAGCCATTGTTGAAGATAA is part of the Paenibacillus algicola genome and harbors:
- a CDS encoding lysophospholipid acyltransferase family protein; this encodes MIYVFCRAVVRALFQMLYRFESVGVHNIPDQGGVLICANHISLRDPISVGIHVKRQVKFMAKEELFKIPLFGWLVKQLGAFPVKRGGVSKDSIKNSLKILRGGEIMGIFPEGTRNSDSEAAKRGAASFALRSDAAVVPAAIVGEYKLFRKTRIIYGAPIDLSSYKDSKSPETLEQVTAMIMSRIREMQATGQPTRE
- the cmk gene encoding (d)CMP kinase, translated to MHTKGTGEQNRINIAIDGPAGAGKSTVARMVASRLQYIYVDTGAMYRAVTWYMQSHGISAENEQKVLQTVQNMVIELKPHESGQMVLLNGEDVTPFIRSQKVNSEVSRYAQIEDLRHHLVHLQRMMALSKGVVMDGRDIGTTVLPAAEVKIFMTASVKERALRRFKELDKAEGITLEQLETDIARRDRLDEEREVSPLRRAEDAVFLDTTDMNIDEVVEYITSFCRTRMDGEKEQ
- the prsW gene encoding glutamic-type intramembrane protease PrsW; this translates as MLVFTILASALAPGLSLLTYFYLKDKYDQEPLHMVLRMFLFGFLIVIPVLIIQKGMLNWFGGIMFIEPVFISGGVEEFLKWFVLFHLIYNHVEFDEPYDSILYSAAISLGFASAENILYAWYSQGAFAPMMIRAMLPVSGHAMFGVIMGYYLGRAKFSKGSLSRRFLLMSLLIPWAYHALYDLILNTFKNSWLWFIVPMMVLLWYGAMGKIARANNRSPFRMIHKDEEVKT
- the rpsA gene encoding 30S ribosomal protein S1, whose protein sequence is MSEETRNQENAETQDQLDQIVSLKKGDTVKGTIVKLEDNQAYVSIGYKYDGVIPVRELSSVQLDNASEAVQVGQEVECKVVSINDDKESLVLSKRAIDTENSWEELEKHFADQDVFEVTVADVVKGGLVADVGARGFIPASMVERHFVEDFSDYKGRTLRVKVKELDRENNKVILSQKEVLEEEFEANKQQVMADLQEGQVLEGTVQRLTQFGAFVDVGGVDGLVHVSEIAWSHVEKPSDALSEGEQVKVKVLKVDPEKGKISLSIKAAQPGPWESASDKFNIGDVVTGEVKRLVSFGAFVELAPGVEGLVHISQISHKHIGTPQEVLKEGQEVQVKVLDVNLDEKRISLSIKETEEAPAAPAPSPRGERASKGPKIDLKDNPNVSLNNQGMSVTLGERFGDKLSKFK
- a CDS encoding flagellar brake protein, with amino-acid sequence MFPKINEVLFIQIDTGDEAASRIVYKSRIAEMDEQSLYIEVPIEEGSGRLKKLFLGDELSLYFVTEGGVKNYFNSYVLGFHEDVIRQIRIRRPEEESISRIQRRSFLRVQADLEVAVTTESGKQFVTRTEDVGGGGVSLYAESHHGIADGETLDCWLLAAYKNGAIEHIPFSGEVVRIKEISGSRSLVMVKLSRISDMERQKLIRYCFERQFDFRNR
- a CDS encoding genetic competence negative regulator, with product MKIERLGQDKIRIFLTFDDLSDRGIQREEMWQEIPKVYDLFTEMMDQAYSELGFDATGPLAVEVFALPSQGMVVIVTRGKYDHHFGGLSEDEMPDEVYEMELTLEHNGSVMYAFNDFEIVVEAAHMLSLVTDHAGTLYSYKDKWYLWFDAEQFTAEKLNALTAVLSEFGHSSTVSEAVLEEYGTKVMAEDAIGQICLHFPSHN
- a CDS encoding polysaccharide deacetylase family protein, producing the protein MVKQTAVLLLAACLTLTACSQSEPVPESTETSSQPGQQEDSGTSNEASGQSPEDTMKDQTETPTEAPSTGDRQDSPASSEESEASNDSQDLATEGEDHQGEAEPRKNTDQGEQPEVAVMRYHMNKIYNIVPSEESAPEKVVLLTFDDGPKEEEMLLQLLDTLDKHDAKAIFFVNGYRVEENPELLKLIHDRGQTIGNHSWDHINLKKENPASVKQQIEDVQQIVEQEIGVKPRFFRPPFGSGGDTVKQTAKENDLLFMTWSNGSLDWDASTRNKPEAVIRNVMEQLHPGSNILMHELPWTVDALDELLTQLKSKGYGFVNPEEIEPEMK
- the ypeB gene encoding germination protein YpeB, which codes for MYKRISAVLFPVTAILFIGSLVWGNQLKEERNAVEIHAENQYQRAFHDLSYHMDRIHDEIGNSIAVNTASQGMQRKSLMNVWRLTSEAQNELNQLPLSTLSLEKTEEFLSRIANFSYKTGVRDLTKEPLSDTEAKTLKQLYQNSGEITKDLQEVQNTALSQKLRWLDVDMAMTSQQELAGNSIIDGFSSVNKKVEAYPELEWGPSVSSMYTKRSVKMLSGVAVNEEDIQRKALKFADLGQGAECTIIANGQGTDWESYTATVQAEGMQPISMDFTRKGGLLISYTDGRQVGSKQVSVQQAMEKAEQFLEKKGYRSMKAVSADPYDNLVNFTFVRQQDDTLIYPEKMTVRSALDNGDIIGFQASEFVYEHQDNREVPEAKLSLEEARNTLNGDFKEQYTRKALIKNDRDEDTLCYEIGGRINGSKYKIFINADTGLEETVEVVKEADEGMN